Proteins encoded in a region of the Peromyscus leucopus breed LL Stock chromosome 15, UCI_PerLeu_2.1, whole genome shotgun sequence genome:
- the LOC114690015 gene encoding flavin-containing monooxygenase 5-like, whose protein sequence is MEVKKIAVIGAGVSGLGAIKSCLEEGLEPTCFEKSSDIGGLWRYEETPESGRPGIYKSLTCNTSKEMTGFSDYPIPDHYPNYMHNTKMMEYLRMYARHFGLMKHIQFQTKVCRVRKRPDFSSSGQWDVVVEVDGKQKTYIFDGVMVCSGHYTEKYLPLQDFTGITKFQGSHLHSWEYKHPDNFVGKRVVVIGIGNSGADVAGEISRVAEQVFLSTRRGAWIWNRVWDNGNPLDTTLFTRYNRTIQRFYPTFLINRWAENKLNAKFNHANYGLQAKHRFLSHQSIFSDDLPNRIITGKVQVKANVKEFTSTSAIFEDGTEEAVDVVIFATGYTFSFPFLDDNSEILDSKHTMFKFVFPPKLEKPTLAFIGILQPVGATIPTSELQSRWVARVFAGLKKLPSQSDMLAAINRRKQKMEKEFVKSPRGIHRVQYIDYMDEIASELGVKPSLLSLFLWDIKLAKEIFWGPCTPYQYRLQGPGKWAGARAAILTQRERILKPLRTRVLKHPEASPSRLFWLRCICVVVIFLFVPVLVIVQVIYS, encoded by the exons ATGGAAGTAAAAAAGATTGCAGTCATAGGTGCCGGGGTCAGCGGACTGGGCGCCATTAAGAGCTGCTTGGAGGAAGGACTTGAGCCTACGTGTTTTGAAAAGAGCAGTGACATTGGAGGGCTGTGGAGATACGAG GAGACACCAGAAAGTGGAAGGCCTGGGATATACAAATCTTTGACCTGCAATACGTCCAAGGAGATGACAGGCTTCAGCGACTACCCCATCCCTGACCATTACCCCAACTACATGCACAACACCAAAATGATGGAGTATCTCAGGATGTATGCCAGGCACTTCGGGCTGATGAAACACATCCAGTTCCAG ACAAAGGTATGCAGGGTGAGGAAGCGTCCTGATTTTTCATCCTCTGGCCAGTGGGACGTTGTGGTGGAGGTTGACGGAAAGCAGAAAACATATATCTTTGATGGGGTCATGGTCTGCAGTGGTCACTACACTGAGAAGTATCTGCCCTTGCAGGACTTTACAG GAATCAccaagttccaaggcagccatctccacagctggGAGTATAAGCACCCAGACAATTTTGTGGGGAAGAGAGTGGTTGTGATCGGCATCGGGAATTCTGGAGCAGATGTGGCAGGCGAGATCAGCCGTGTTGCTGAACAG GTTTTCCTCAGCACAAGAAGAGGGGCATGGATATGGAACCGAGTTTGGGATAATGGGAATCCCTTGGACACCACACTCTTCACCCGTTATAACAGAACCATCCAAAGGTTCTATCCCACATTCTTGATCAACAGATGGGCAGAGAATAAATTAAATGCAAAGTTTAATCATGCCAATTATGgactgcaggcaaaacacag ATTTCTCAGCCATCAGTCTATCTTCAGTGACGACCTGCCAAATCGCATCATTACTGGGAAAGTGCAGGTGAAGGCAAACGTGAAAGAATTCACCTCGACGTCCGCCATCTTTGAGGATGGCACTGAGGAGGCTGTAGATGTTGTCATCTTTGCCACAGGCTacaccttctctttccctttcttggaTGACAACTCTGAGATCCTGGACAGCAAACACACAATGTTTAAGTTTGTCTTCCCTCCCAAGTTGGAGAAGCCAACCCTAGCTTTCATTGGCATCCTCCAGCCAGTGGGGGCCACCATTCCCACCTCAGAGCTCCAAAGCCGATGGGTTGCACGTGTGTTTGCAG GACTGAAAAAGTTGCCCTCACAGAGTGACATGCTGGCAGCCATcaacagaaggaaacagaaaatggagAAGGA GTTTGTGAAAAGTCCCAGAGGCATACATCGAGTGCAGTACATCGACTACATGGATGAAATCGCTTCAGAGTTAGGTGTCAAACCcagcctgctctctctcttcctctgggaCATAAAGCTGGCCAAGGAGATTTTCTGGGGACCCTGCACCCCATACCAGTACCGTCTACAGGGGCCAGGGAAATGGGCGGGGGCTCGGGCAGCCATCCTCACTCAGAGAGAACGGATCCTCAAACCCCTGAGAACCCGTGTGCTCAAACACCCTGAGGCATCGCCCTCTCGTCTGTTTTGGCTCAGATGTATCTGTGTTGTCGTCATCTTTCTCTTTGTTCCCGTGTTAGTCATCGTGCAAGTGATATATTCCTAA